In Leifsonia sp. AK011, the genomic stretch CCCGGTCCCGTGCTCGGCCTGCTCGGCGCCGCGCTCATCATCGTGCTTCTCGGCGTTGCCGACGACCTGTGGGATCTCGACTGGCTGACCAAGCTCGCGGGCCAGATCATCGCGGCGGGCATCCTCGCGTGGCAGGGTTTCCAGCTCTCCACGCTGCCCATCGGCGGCCAGGTCATCGTCTCGCCCTACATCTCACTCACGATCACCGTGCTCGCCATCGTGCTCGTGATGAACGCGATCAACTTCATCGATGGTCTCGACGGACTCGTCGCTGGGGTCGCGCTCATCGCCAACGGCGTGTTCTTCGTCTACGTCTACATCCTGCAGGCCCGAGCCCAGACGGAGTACTTCAACCTCGCCTCGTTGACGACCGCCGTGCTCATCGGTGCGTGCATAGGGTTCCTGCCGCTCAACTTCCATCCGGCCAAGCTCTTCATGGGGGATGCCGGTGCCCTCCTCGTCGGCCTCCTCATGGCCGCGTCCGCCATCTCCGTCACCGGAGCGGTCGACCCGGGACTCATCGCCCAGCCTGACGTCTTCAACGCCTACTTCCTCGCGGCATACATCCCGATCCTGCTGCCGTTCGCGGTGCTCATCGTGCCGCTACTCGACTTCGGGCTCGCGGTGTTCCGGAGGCTGCGCGCCGGCAAGTCCCCGTTCAGTGCCGACCGCAAGCACCTGCACCACCGCCTCCTCGACATGGGCCACTCCCACCTCCACGCCGTGCTGCTCTTCTACGGGTGGACGCTCGTCGTCGCCGTCGGGTCGCTCGGCTACATGTTCCTGCCGTGGTACCTCCCGACGCTCTTCATCGTTGTGGGCCTCGCGATCTGCGCGGTGATCACGCTCTCTCCTCTCAGCAAGCGCAAAGCCCTCGAGGTCGCTGCGCAGACGGCATTGGATGAGACACCCGAGGTCGCCCGTTTCGACGGGCTCGACGCGGCATCCGAGCTCGAGGACGACTCCGATGACGAGGATGCTCGTCCCCACGCCCCAGCACCCTCCCGAAAGGCAACACCATGAAGTCCGCAACAGTCCTGGCGCGAGCCCTCGTCTACGGGGGGATCCTCACCGTGGCCATTGCGGTGGTCGGTTCGATCGTGGGTTACCTCGTCGCGGGAGTTCCCGGCCTCGTGAGTGGACTGCTCGGTGCAGGGCTTACGGCACTTTTCATGGCGCTCACCGCGGGAACGATCGTGGTGGCGGCCAAGGTCACGGGCAATGAGCCGTCGAGCGTGCTGTTCTTC encodes the following:
- a CDS encoding MraY family glycosyltransferase, which codes for MVLYVAVTGVSAAVTFGLAWLIWRLSTKYKLYPGIRERDVHTNPTPRLGGIAMFLGILTAFAVASFVPQLSLVFSDPGPVLGLLGAALIIVLLGVADDLWDLDWLTKLAGQIIAAGILAWQGFQLSTLPIGGQVIVSPYISLTITVLAIVLVMNAINFIDGLDGLVAGVALIANGVFFVYVYILQARAQTEYFNLASLTTAVLIGACIGFLPLNFHPAKLFMGDAGALLVGLLMAASAISVTGAVDPGLIAQPDVFNAYFLAAYIPILLPFAVLIVPLLDFGLAVFRRLRAGKSPFSADRKHLHHRLLDMGHSHLHAVLLFYGWTLVVAVGSLGYMFLPWYLPTLFIVVGLAICAVITLSPLSKRKALEVAAQTALDETPEVARFDGLDAASELEDDSDDEDARPHAPAPSRKATP